The window CCGGTCCCGCTCCCGATTAGTGGGTCGATCCCAAAGCGGATCGACCCACTAATCGGGAGCAGATGGGAGGTCCGGAGGGGTCCCACCCCTCCGGCGGGGTTTGGGGCCGAGCCCCAAGACGCCTTCCCTGGAATCCCAGCCACCCGACTGCTGACGACCGCATCGATCGCTGGACAGAGAGAGGGCAAGCCCCTCCCAGTTCGGCTGCACACGGCTCGGGCTCGCGAGGTGCAGCCATCTGGTTTGAGGCCGTCTCTTTCAGTCGTCCTTCTTCGCGTTGAACCGGATGCGGCAACCGCGGGCCAGCGTTTCGGCGGGCGCGGCGGGCTTGCCGTCGAGGGCGGCCTTGAGGGCCGATTCGAGCAGGTTTTGTGTCGCGGCCGTGGGCGGACTCTTATCGTCCATCGCCCCAAGATAGGCGATCTTTCGCTCCTTGTTCAGCACGAAGAACTCGGGCGTGTAATTCGCGCCGAACTTCCGGGCGATCTCTTGCGTCGGGTCGTACAGATAGAGGAACGGAAACTTCTTTTTCGCCGCTCGCTTCTTCATTTCGGGCAGTTGATCGTCCTTGACCGTGTTTACATTAATCGCAACGACCGCGACCTTGGAATCTGCCCCGGCGTGCGCGTTGGCGAACGCGATGATTCGGTCCTCGTACCCGGCGGCAACGGGACAACTGTTGCAGGTGAAGATGACGACGACGGCGTCTTGACCCTTCAGGTCCGCGAGCGAATGTTTCTTCCCGTCGGTCCCCTCCAGGTCGACCCACGCCGGGGCCGCGTCGCCGGCACTGAGGACTTTGTTGAACTCACCGGCCCGGACCGGGAAGGCCAGTGCGAGTACGGCGACCGCGAGGCCAAAGACGTATCGCGTCATGACGGGAATGCTCCGAGTCGATAGGGGTTGACGGTCTTGTTGGTTGATCTCAAGCGTAACGAAAGGTAGCCCTGGGCTCAAACGGAAGCGAGGAAGCCTAATCCGCACGGCTTCCGTCAGCCGCCCAACTTGGCTTTCGCCTCGTCAAGAATCGTTTTCGTAGCCGTCGCCCCGACGCGGGAGACGCCGATCGCGCGAACTTCCAGGAGCTTTTCGTAAGTCCGCACGCCGCCGGCCGCCTTCACCTGGACGTGAGCCGGGCTGTGGGTCCGCATCAACTTCAAGTCCTCGATCGTCGCCCCGGTCTCGGCGTACCCGGTCGACGTTTTTACCCAGTCGGCCCGGACTTCCCCGCAAATCTTACACAGTTCGATCTTGTGTTCGTCCTTCAGGTAGGCGTTCTCGAAGATGACTTTCACCTTCGCGCCGTTCGCGTGGGCGACGGCGACCACCGCCCGGACGTCCTCGGCCACATAGTTCCATTCGCCGGACAACACTTTGCCGATGTTGACTACCATGTCGAGTTCGCTCGCCCCGTCGGTGATCGCCCGTTCGCTTTCAAATACCTTGACCGCCGTCAGGTGACCGCCGTGGGGGAACCCGATGGTCGTGCTGGCCCGGACGGTCGTGCCGGCCAACAGGTTAGCCGCTGTCCGCACCGCGTAAGGCTTGATGCAGACGGACGCGACGTTGTATTGCCGCGCGAGTAAGCAACCCCGTTCCAGGTCGGCGTCGGTCAGCCCGGGTTGGAGGAGCGAGTGATCGAACATCTTGGCCAGGTCGGCGAGCGACGGGGTAGACACGGGGAGCCCTCGGGAAACCGTCGCCTCGCGACCGGCGGCGGGCCGGGCGGGTGCGGCGTGGCGGTTATTCTCCGACCCGGTCACTCCCGCGAACAGGGCACCTGAACTTGACCACCCCCCGACGGATGGTATGTACGCCGTCTGATTCTCACCCACTTGCTCCTCCCCGCGGAGGCTGTCCTTTGCGAACCGCGCTCGCAGCCGTTGTCGTATTCGTCGCTTGTGCCACCCGCGCAGCCGCGCAGCCGGCGTCGTACGTCGCCGAGGTGACGGCCGAGAGTGTGACCGTTCGCACGGGTCCGGGCGAGCAGATGCCGGATACCGGGACTCTGCCCCGCGGGACCAAGGTCATCGTCGACCATGCGGAAGGGGACAACTGGGTGGCCATCCAGCCCCCCCGCGGGCAGGTGAGCTGGATCAAGAATCTGAATCTCGGGCCCGTCGATGACCAGCCGCAGCAGGATCTGACCCCCCGGAACGCGGTCGTGCATGCGGAGCCGACCGCCGAAATCTCTTACGGGCGACCGGGTTCGGGTGAACCGCTTGGCATCCGCCGGACCAAACTGCCGGACGGGGCCATCGTTTGGGTGATCGGCCGCTCCGTCGACTACCAGAACGCCAAGTGGGTTCCGATCGAGCCGCCGGACGGCGATTTCCGGTACGTCCCCGTGTCCGCCTTGCAGGTCACGAAGGGGCAGCCGGTGCAGTCGTTCGTCGTCAAATCGCCCCAGCCAGCGTCTCCGCTCCTGGCAGGCGAGGGAAACGAGGGGCGAAGCGGAAGCGGATCCGAGCCGATTACCGCATCAGTGCCCGCCACACCACCCACAAAACCTACCTTGCCGGTACGACCGGCGAACTGGCCGAACCACCCGCTCTGGCAACAGGCTGAGGCCGCGGAAATCGCCGGAGACACTGATGCCGCCAAAAAGCTGTACCTTCAACTCGCGACGGAAATGAATAGAGCGGGCGGGGATACGGAACTGGCTAATCAGTGCTTCGCCCGCGTCCACGCG is drawn from Fimbriiglobus ruber and contains these coding sequences:
- a CDS encoding thioredoxin family protein → MTRYVFGLAVAVLALAFPVRAGEFNKVLSAGDAAPAWVDLEGTDGKKHSLADLKGQDAVVVIFTCNSCPVAAGYEDRIIAFANAHAGADSKVAVVAINVNTVKDDQLPEMKKRAAKKKFPFLYLYDPTQEIARKFGANYTPEFFVLNKERKIAYLGAMDDKSPPTAATQNLLESALKAALDGKPAAPAETLARGCRIRFNAKKDD
- the deoC gene encoding deoxyribose-phosphate aldolase is translated as MFDHSLLQPGLTDADLERGCLLARQYNVASVCIKPYAVRTAANLLAGTTVRASTTIGFPHGGHLTAVKVFESERAITDGASELDMVVNIGKVLSGEWNYVAEDVRAVVAVAHANGAKVKVIFENAYLKDEHKIELCKICGEVRADWVKTSTGYAETGATIEDLKLMRTHSPAHVQVKAAGGVRTYEKLLEVRAIGVSRVGATATKTILDEAKAKLGG
- a CDS encoding SH3 domain-containing protein, with protein sequence MRTALAAVVVFVACATRAAAQPASYVAEVTAESVTVRTGPGEQMPDTGTLPRGTKVIVDHAEGDNWVAIQPPRGQVSWIKNLNLGPVDDQPQQDLTPRNAVVHAEPTAEISYGRPGSGEPLGIRRTKLPDGAIVWVIGRSVDYQNAKWVPIEPPDGDFRYVPVSALQVTKGQPVQSFVVKSPQPASPLLAGEGNEGRSGSGSEPITASVPATPPTKPTLPVRPANWPNHPLWQQAEAAEIAGDTDAAKKLYLQLATEMNRAGGDTELANQCFARVHAIGEKRRLSSGGKAPITLPPLTTATSASVPPPTGAIAESSQPQWLSGTLRASGFRLNDQPTYALEDAQRRVKCYVVAGPGVSLESFRGYEADLFGSIASRDDLRGAGVLTATRIQAVRDR